The Prionailurus bengalensis isolate Pbe53 chromosome D2, Fcat_Pben_1.1_paternal_pri, whole genome shotgun sequence genome window below encodes:
- the ZFAND4 gene encoding AN1-type zinc finger protein 4 isoform X4: MRGGPINTRRVPMEDPLREMAEYMDSSRDEVWEKTSCNKQVTFLVYREGDQLNFFRVVDRGDGTLTPLSESLSGGSVYNLYTDEDEETEPSPSGQQIIENSITMNKMKLLKAKMENMNLSKKPKKAVKVKPRPPIAPRPSGSSTAAARHRLLRVLPHIGQSCLPPAGNACLPETSSNAVSSLATVPPTDRPISSIASNFLKEEDNWEMNALSHSNGSIKLPPQIPHTELENDKELADSVLHLGSFLPRRTKHFSGNLSANKEDDTTLFPTSEECVTEESLPPEVGSFALFTEGNTDEQSIGLEGTQKVNPEFLLCNDDKGLKAAEQHLKHVARILSSESVETTVLDHHELSPHKNRLLSPLRCSTPMSLHNSLVKPQRQSKCFESGNLQSSASQNVLRSLDVRNITDSSFSRTTRFRAVKVDSPGKRADIISKVEARDITEMANKASKEPVGCVNNIGFLASLARSASRDSLQSMRGAGRIRTSGMGLSTSLQHSQEESFRKNSPLLEPTDFFLSARGIGMNGNNTAAGKRVGECTHHLPPVKAPIQTKKKAAKHCFLCGKKTGLATSYECRCGNNFCASHRYAETHGCTYDYKSAGRRYLQEANPVVNAPKLPKI, translated from the exons ATGCGTGGTGGACCTATAAATACTAGAAGAG TTCCTATGGAAGATCCACTTAGGGAGATGGCTGAGTACATGGATTCCAGTCGAGATGAGGTCTGGGAGAAGACCTCCTGCAACAAACAAGTTACATTTTTGGTATACCGAGAAGGAGATCAGTTGAATTTCTTTCGTGTAGTAGATAGGGGAGATGGCACTTTAACACCATTATCTGAATCTTTAAG tggtGGTTCTGTGTATAATCTGTATACTGAtgaggatgaagaaactgagccttCTCCTTCTGGGCAACAGATCATTGAAAATTCAATAACTATGAATAAGATGAAGCTGCTGAAGGCTAAGATGGAGAACATGAATCTCAGCAAAAAG cCTAAGAAAGCTGTCAAGGTAAAACCTCGTCCACCTATAGCTCCTCGACCTTCTGGTAGTTCCACGGCAGCTGCTCGCCACAGATTGTTAAGGGTTCTCCCCCACATTGGGCAGTCTTGTTTACCTCCTGCTGGGAATGCATGTCTACCTGAAACTTCCAGCAATGCCGTTTCAAGTTTGGCAACTGTGCCCCCCACTGATAGACCCATATCATCTATTGCTAGCAATTTTCTTAAGGAAGAGGATAACTGGGAGATGAACGCACTGTCTCATTCCAATGGTAGCATCAAACTACCACCTCAGATACCCCATACTGAGTTGGAAAATGACAAGGAGCTTGCTGATTCTGTTCTCCATCTTGGATCATTCCTGCCTAGGCGGACGAAACACTTTTCAGGAAATTTGTCAGCCAATAAAGAGGATGACACTACCTTATTTCCAACGTCAGAAGAATGTGTAACTGAAGAATCACTTCCACCTGAAGTGggttcatttgctttatttacaGAAGGAAACACCGATGAACAGAGCATTGGCTTAGAAGGCACACAGAAGGTAAATCCAGAGTTCTTACTCTGTAATGATGATAAAGGGTTGAAAGCTGCAGAACAGCATCTTAAACATGTTGCAAGAATATTGAGCAGTGAATCAGTAGAAACTACAGTTCTCGACCACCATGAATTAAGTCCTCACAAGAATAGACTCTTGTCACCTCTTCGCTGTTCTACACCAATGTCACTCCATAATTCTCTGGTGAAACCACAGAGACAGTCCAAATGTTTTGAGTCTGGGAATCTCCAGTCTTCTGCTTCACAAAATGTGCTTCGGTCGCTAGATGTTCGAAATATAActgattcttctttctctaggACTACTCGCTTTCGTGCTGTTAAAGTTGATTCACCTGGGAAAAGAGCTGATATTATTTCTAAAGTTGAGGCGCGGGATATCACAGAAATGGCAAACAAGGCTTCCAAAGAGCCTGTTGGTTGTGTAAATAATATAGGTTTTCTTGCTTCGCTGGCCCGGAGTGCAAGCAGAGATAGCttacagagcatgcgtggggcaGGCAGGATTCGGACCTCTGGAATGGGGCTGTCTACAAGTCTCCAGCATTCTCAGGAAGAAAGCTTTAGGAAAAATTCTCCCCTGTTAGAACCTACAGATTTTTTTCTA TCTGCCCGTGGCATTGGAATGAATGGAAATAACACAGCAGCAGGGAAAAGAGTAG GAGAATGTACTCATCACCTCCCACCCGTGAAAGCCCCAATccaaacaaagaagaaagcagcAAAGCATTGTTTTCTCTGTGGAAAGAAAACTGGACTGGCTACTAGCTACGAGTGCAG ATGTGGAAACAACTTCTGTGCATCTCATCGTTATGCAGAAACTCACGGCTGCACCTATGATTACAAGAGTGCAGGGAGGAGATACTTACAGGAGGCAAATCCTGTGGTTAACGCACCCAAACTTCCAAAAATCTAG